The proteins below are encoded in one region of Nitrospira sp.:
- a CDS encoding thioredoxin domain-containing protein, with protein MTTREPAPAPRAQPVSEQDHTLRPTIADVTLVEFGNVEYPYSREGTKVARLLYDRFKGQLRFVLRPFPLPKHPHARYASMVSNAASAQGKFWEMVETMFLNQDSAFY; from the coding sequence ATGACCACGCGTGAGCCAGCTCCAGCACCACGGGCTCAGCCGGTCAGCGAGCAAGATCACACCTTGAGGCCGACCATTGCGGATGTCACGCTCGTTGAATTCGGGAATGTCGAGTATCCCTATTCCAGAGAAGGGACGAAGGTCGCCCGGCTCCTCTACGACAGGTTCAAGGGACAACTGCGTTTCGTCCTCCGCCCCTTCCCACTCCCCAAACATCCCCACGCCCGATACGCTAGCATGGTGTCCAACGCGGCGTCGGCACAGGGAAAGTTCTGGGAGATGGTCGAGACGATGTTTCTCAATCAGGATAGCGCATTTTATTGA
- a CDS encoding NAD(P)H-dependent oxidoreductase, whose product MNANTTDRTSSTIHIVMIKGSMRPGNYTSMAANLVLDELKKRQNVSTDVIDPVTLNLPPPGTDPQSTGGRYLREQVGQATGVVLATPEYHGSFSSVMKLIIENLGFPSALAGKPVALLGVAGGTIGAVKSLEHLRSVVSHVGGIVLPLPISVANVQTVFDSKGQCLDEPAEQLIRSVATNLLAYIEHNVCPRVTLERLLSEEDRSSPKIVSV is encoded by the coding sequence GTGAACGCGAACACCACCGACCGAACAAGCAGCACGATCCATATCGTCATGATCAAAGGGAGTATGCGTCCCGGAAACTATACAAGCATGGCCGCCAACCTAGTCCTCGACGAACTGAAGAAGCGGCAGAACGTCTCCACCGACGTGATCGACCCCGTCACGTTGAACCTCCCGCCGCCTGGGACCGATCCACAATCCACTGGCGGGAGATATCTCCGTGAGCAAGTCGGACAGGCCACAGGAGTTGTGCTCGCGACCCCGGAGTATCACGGCAGCTTCAGCAGCGTGATGAAGCTCATCATCGAAAATTTGGGCTTTCCATCGGCATTGGCGGGAAAGCCCGTTGCGCTCTTGGGTGTAGCAGGCGGCACGATCGGAGCCGTGAAATCTTTGGAACATTTGCGCAGCGTTGTCTCTCATGTCGGCGGAATCGTCTTGCCGCTGCCGATTTCAGTCGCCAACGTGCAAACCGTGTTCGACAGCAAGGGCCAATGCTTGGATGAACCGGCGGAGCAGCTCATCCGCAGTGTCGCCACAAATCTCCTTGCCTACATCGAGCACAATGTCTGCCCAAGGGTGACGCTCGAGCGCTTACTCAGTGAGGAAGATCGCTCGTCACCAAAAATCGTGAGCGTGTAA